TTGTTGAATTTTAGCTAATGTATCGGTGAGGAGGCCGGTGAGAACGGCACAAAAGATACCAGAAGGTGGAATTTCAGGTCAAAATATGGTAGGGAAGGTTCTTGATTCTGTCCCAAGCATAAGAAAGGCTCCGAGCTTCGCCAAGCCTTTACCAGAAAAGAAGGGGAGCATGAAATTTGAGCAAGAGCAGGCAATCCCAACGGTGACACCGAATGTTAGGCCGACAGCTTTATTTCCccgagagaagaaagagagcaaGAAATTTGATCAAGACCAGGCAATCCCAAGGGTGCCACCAGATGTTAGGCCAACAGCTTCATTTTCccgagagaagaaagagagcaaGAAGTTTGAGCAAGACAAGGCAAATCAAATGCCATCTTTGGCTTCCGCGCCGACGAGTTCATATTCTAGTGAGGCTGAAGCAATGGCAGATACGTGGGAGAAGGAAAAGATGGCAAAAATCAAGAAGCAGTAAGTAAACCTGTCAACAAAAAACACTGAATTTTCTCATCAAAATTGCTGCAGTTCATTCTACATTGAGCTGTCAATTTGATCTGCAGGTACAACATGACAATGGATACCATCGTCGAATGGGAGGCCGAGAAGAAGGCCAAGGCCAAACGCCAGATGGAGTTGAAAGAGGTTAATTTCTGCACACGACTATAGTATCTATAATTCGCCGCACAAAATTCACATGTAAAAAAATCGTGAGCTCTCTATGTATGCTGCTTAAATTGGTAAATCTGCTGTGTCAGGGCGATAATTCAGAGCGGAAGCGAGAGAAGGCGCTGGAGGAGTACAACGACGAGATTACAAGGATCAACAAGGTGGCCGCAGCATCAAGGCTGACGGCGGAGGAGAAGCGGAGGAGCGCAGAGAGGAAGGTGAGGGAGAAGGCAGAGAGGATTCGGGTGACGACGGGAAAGCTTCCCGGCGCATGTGGCTGCTTCTGAAAACCATCAATGTGTCAATGTGTAGTGGATGTGGCTGTTTCAAATGAAATTTATGTGAAATTGAACCAAGCAGACGCTGAATTCCTTTAATTCAATTATCGTGTACGACCATACTGTTTTTGAATTGGGGATGGGGGTCTAGAACCGAACCTTGGCTTTTCTAAAAGGTTGGTCTTAGCCTCCTACAAGTCCTcgtccacgtccaactcggaaTAGAAACCAATGAAAATctgaaacatgccttcccgagtaagAAGACCTTTGAACCGATGAAAACGTCTCTGAATTGGATTCTGCAGGTCTGACCAGGCACACACCACCGGTTAGCTAGACCGGTCTATAGGCTTCGTGATTTTGGCTATATTTCCCTATTTCGACTCTAAGTACTAAATTTGGGTGTAATATGTGGTAATGAAGGCTTCGTTAAGATTGGCCGTTTAATTCATTTTGCACGTGGTAGATCATGCAACTGTGAAAGTTGAAGTTGCAGTCGATATACCTGATCACGATGTACAGCATAACGAAATGCACGCGCTATGTCATACAAGTTTTTCTattcttcttttcttattctaCAATGGCGAAAGATGAGATGGGTTACCAATTAGCGAACAGCTCCATCTCTTTCTTTAAGCAGATTAGAACGTCCACATTGCATCTAAGTAAGACTTAGTATGAGCAggtctttttaattttcttctcctatAAATGAGAAAGAAAGATGGGATGGAtgacaaaaatgatttttctggcGAGCACCTTAATAGG
The sequence above is drawn from the Oryza glaberrima chromosome 10, OglaRS2, whole genome shotgun sequence genome and encodes:
- the LOC127752700 gene encoding uncharacterized protein LOC127752700, translating into MEQCLTYKLILNIECHRPRNKIERSDFLVHEQEDQGGNQTIRMQPQQGRFFGREEMSNGVEYDAAYAATVAAVAYAIAAKEEEKQATEETRVKKKLTSEKKPVANDEPSTTPTLKLPPNRQGILKRPRQTEGSRITRRFSGKEIVPDEEDDGLEANVSVRRPVRTAQKIPEGGISGQNMVGKVLDSVPSIRKAPSFAKPLPEKKGSMKFEQEQAIPTVTPNVRPTALFPREKKESKKFDQDQAIPRVPPDVRPTASFSREKKESKKFEQDKANQMPSLASAPTSSYSSEAEAMADTWEKEKMAKIKKQYNMTMDTIVEWEAEKKAKAKRQMELKEGDNSERKREKALEEYNDEITRINKVAAASRLTAEEKRRSAERKVREKAERIRVTTGKLPGACGCF